A window of the Mesotoga prima MesG1.Ag.4.2 genome harbors these coding sequences:
- a CDS encoding helix-turn-helix transcriptional regulator yields MKNRMKEFRFKNGEMTQDNIARMAGVSRQTIIAVEKGKFKPSVKLALKLANILHCTVEELFELEEGD; encoded by the coding sequence ATGAAGAACAGAATGAAGGAATTTAGATTCAAGAATGGAGAAATGACACAGGACAATATAGCAAGAATGGCCGGAGTAAGCCGGCAGACAATAATCGCGGTCGAAAAAGGGAAATTCAAACCTTCAGTTAAACTTGCTCTTAAGCTCGCAAATATTCTTCACTGTACTGTCGAAGAACTCTTTGAACTGGAAGAGGGTGATTAG